DNA from Mesotoga sp. UBA6090:
GGAAAATGAAGTTTTGATGATAGCTGCATCAGGCAATTACAATTCCTCAAGCCCATACTATCCGGCTTCTTACGAGGAAGTGATATCAGTCGGAGCGGTCGACAATACGATGCAGAGGGCGAGTTATTCGAATTACGGAGATTCTCTTGACCTTGTCGCCCCAGGCGGCTCAAGCAGCTATCAAATACTTAGTACAGGATACTCAGTGAATGCAGGAAATACATACTCATATATGGCCGGAACATCCATGGCGGCGCCACATGTAACGGGGCTTGCAGCTCTCCTGATGGCACAAGGATACGCAGGCAGAGATTCTTCTGGCGAAGAGATTATAAGGAAGATCCTTCGGGAAACGGCCCGTGATCTAGGAGATCCGGGATGGGATCAGTACTATGGATACGGCCTTATTCAGGCATTCGATGCTCTAAACTTCAGTGAAGAGCGGAGACCTCTCTTGATTCAAATCCTCTCCACTTCGGGCCAGGTTCTAAAGGAAGCCGAGGTTGAGAGAGACGGTTCATTCTACTTAACCGGACTCACAGAAAACTACATCAAAATAAGGATCTGGAGGGATTTCAATGGAAACAAAGAGATCGACAAAGGAGATTTGATAGGGTATTTTGGCAATGGAGCGATTAATCCAGCCCAAACCTGGAATCCATCTTTCAACGATGCTCAGACTCTTAGCTTCTTTAAAAACGGTCATCATGACCTTGATAACGTCATATATTTCTTTCCGATAATCTGTCCAACTACCGAAGAATGAAAAGACCCCTTCAGGGGTCTTTTCTGGAAACTCTTTTCGTCTACAGACTGGATGCCAGAACTTTAACAGGCGTTGGGTTTACCAGGTTATCAGTGACTGGGCAACGATCTTCCACAGCCTCGACCCATTTCTTGAGTGTCTCTTCATCTGCATCGGTCTCAACTTTCATCTCTGCGGTTATCTCCTTGAAACCCGCTCTGTCTTCATATGATTTACCAAACAATCTGGCCGGATTCAGCGGACCATAGACGTCTATTTCCAATCTTTTTATCTTGAAACCCATCTCATCTGCAACGAGATGTCCTACTACATTCAGACAACCGGCAAGTGCGGCGAGAACGTATTCAACTGGACTGGCACCCTTATCGTCACCACCGAGATTAGGTGGCTCATCAACGATCATAGTGAAATTTCTTGCTTTTACGGCAACTCTCGCCCGACTTTCCGAAACTGCTCTTACTCTGAAATTCGCATCTGGCATATACTTACCTCCTAAATTGTTATATCTTTCACATATATTCTAACAGGATTGAAACCTTTCTCGGTTAAGCCGATATAAATTATCCGTTAAATACTCACAAGAATGACAGACCAAAGCTGTAAAAAACAATGAACAGAGGTCCGCTCGCTATCTATCTCCTGGCTGTAAGCTCTAATACTGAAGTATTGCTCTCGTACGAAATGATATGGATGGAAAGATCGTTGTCTGAAGCGAGAACCATGAATAAAGACGAACATGAAAGAAAGATCTCTCTTCACAAGTCAAAAAGCTCTGTCTGAACACAGATCTTGGGCCAACAGGTCAACATCTTACTACAAACGTGACATCAAGGAAGGTTGAATTCGCGTAAAACTCTTCATTTGCCGGTATTCACTGCGATTCACTTTTTTCTTATCTTGTATCCGTCTCGTTCGTCTAGAACTTCATACCCCTTTTCAGAAATCAGCTCCCTCAGTTCATCTGCTTTCTTCCAGTCCCTGTCACTTCGAGCCTGATCCCTCTGGTTTGCAAGCTCTTTTATTTCTTCGGGAATTACGTCAGTTTCGATTTCGGAGAGACCTAGCGCAAGAACTCTGTCGAATTCGTCGATCAAAGAGAGTTTTTCGCCAGGACGGAGATCCTCGCTGTCAACGACCTTCCACAACACAGCGAGCGCCCTAGGTGTATTCAGATCGTCGTTTATTGCTTCATGAAATTCATTCAGAAGTAATGAATTGGGTTCACTAACTGGTGCTTCTGATTCCTTCAGTTCTCCTATCTTAGTGGCAAGCTTCTTCATGGCGCTTTTCGCCCCATCAAGAGCCTCGAGCGTGAAAGTCAACTGCTTCTTGTAGTGAGCTCCCAGAAGGTAGTATCGATACTCTGCAGGATCGTAGCCCTTATCGATCAGCGTCTGCAAGGTAATGAAGTTCCTCAGGGATTTGGACATCTTCTCCCCCTCACCAATGACAAGAAATTCCGAGTGAAGCCAGTAATTAACCCATTCATGACCGAAAGCTGCCTCACTCTGGGCAATCTCGTTCGTGTGATGAATTGGAATATGATCTATGCCGCCCGTATGGATATCGAACCTTTCACCGAGGTACTTCGAAGACATCGCAGAACACTCGATATGCCATCCGGGAAAACCTCTGCCCCACGGAGAATCCCACTGCATAGCATGGCTATCATACTTGTATCGAGTAAACCACAGGACGAAATCAAACGGATTCCTCTTATAGGGGTCGCTTTCCACTCTAGAACGCATCTTCTCCTCATCAAGCTTAAGCCTTGCCAGCTTGCCATAGTCGGGCAGTTTCGAAGTGTCGAAATATACATTCCCACCAGCAATATATGTGTATCCGTT
Protein-coding regions in this window:
- a CDS encoding OsmC family protein codes for the protein MPDANFRVRAVSESRARVAVKARNFTMIVDEPPNLGGDDKGASPVEYVLAALAGCLNVVGHLVADEMGFKIKRLEIDVYGPLNPARLFGKSYEDRAGFKEITAEMKVETDADEETLKKWVEAVEDRCPVTDNLVNPTPVKVLASSL
- the cysS gene encoding cysteine--tRNA ligase: MEIRLTNTMSRKKEVFKPLREGEVGLYTCGLTVYNFAHIGNLRAYVFADTLKRMFLFNGYKVRHVMNITDVGHLTGDEDEGEDKMEAGARREGKTVWEIVDFYTEAFFDDLKRLRIIFPTVTCRATRHVDDMIEMIRKIESNGYTYIAGGNVYFDTSKLPDYGKLARLKLDEEKMRSRVESDPYKRNPFDFVLWFTRYKYDSHAMQWDSPWGRGFPGWHIECSAMSSKYLGERFDIHTGGIDHIPIHHTNEIAQSEAAFGHEWVNYWLHSEFLVIGEGEKMSKSLRNFITLQTLIDKGYDPAEYRYYLLGAHYKKQLTFTLEALDGAKSAMKKLATKIGELKESEAPVSEPNSLLLNEFHEAINDDLNTPRALAVLWKVVDSEDLRPGEKLSLIDEFDRVLALGLSEIETDVIPEEIKELANQRDQARSDRDWKKADELRELISEKGYEVLDERDGYKIRKK